One Helianthus annuus cultivar XRQ/B chromosome 7, HanXRQr2.0-SUNRISE, whole genome shotgun sequence genomic region harbors:
- the LOC110866792 gene encoding uncharacterized protein LOC110866792 encodes MEKALARYGVTHRLSTAYHSQTNGQVENANRGVKSILEKTVGKSRKDWSEKLDDALWAFHTPYKTPLGTTPFMIVYGKACHLPVELEHRALWAFKTVNLDLTEAARRRLFQIHELEALRDAAYE; translated from the coding sequence ATGGAAAAGGCACTTGCACGCTACGGTGTCACTCACCGTCTTTCTACCGCATACCACTCGCAAACTAATGGCCAAGTAGAGAATGCTAACCGAGGGGTGAAGAGCATCCtagagaaaacggtaggaaaAAGTAGAAAAGATTGGTCGGAAAAGCTTGACGACGCTTTGTGGGCTTTCCACACCCCGTATAAGACACCGTTAGGAACAACACCCTTTATGATTGTGTATGGCAAAGCTTGCCATCTTCCGGTAGAGTTAGAGCATAGAGCTTTGTGGGCATTTAAAACCGTTAATCTTGACCTTACCGAGGCCGCTAGAAGGAGGTTGTTCCAAATTCACGAGTTGGAAGCATTGAGGGATGCCGCCTATGAATGA